From Miscanthus floridulus cultivar M001 chromosome 15, ASM1932011v1, whole genome shotgun sequence, the proteins below share one genomic window:
- the LOC136506855 gene encoding uncharacterized protein, producing the protein MRKAVRAGGCTLQVRQDRQHLYILAQLTTSNRRWYTSWFYLRNDDGGLPPYTGRIVGGCPERWKYGVPREDQPKLQPLLEGLQRLQDHHLTVAVVVAAFHSRRVLPLMARRRRLFEMRPDESIAGIRLSASALSDKEILRRVRETVEAKPRSGDLTTLAMRPSRGYLSLGMRDVRASPPPVPGDARWWAINRAHAKAQKKRKDAKAAKLKKQILACEKLDARRRQQRKDGLPLEESPSPSLSTDALGGDDEGERGRGPLDHLPDVEETAPEASASSPALLGGGGAASGSAIARLGAETDTPEERVLGKRAVSSVGSMAAVVQVAAELTQLLPQSTEGAPGSVEDRPAPTDTEVVLQPPSPPLLTRVAVPKRLVPRSSRKRPAEVPSLAPLKALKVTPGSTAHWVAGAQAAMRCGAASARASLTESVSQGGAVEATPTPTGEGAPPPHEGEGRESDVVGVSSVAEATEVEARRVSEAEATEEAAAAEVEAPAPIEATMAGAGAAGTTEAGVVVARPSAQEVEMKAVEALVAPLVQGPPLLQESAREVEVLPISSDDVSRAREMADGEVAGAVEQPSQGDPEAEPLFALEDAAEGGRWDTFEQYRQLAERSLRTALSVVADELPGVAQERDVWDQLQRQKGLLAGANELLSARSAEVKDLHLRCADAKVEVVIAREQVAPLAAWVKELEEELTREAGERDAFRSWAGEATALGKVLSGQLGAEQSTHQLTKGALDEALMVAEASQTEAVIWRGKVEELAGEASRAAEVARVEAQHLKERAEASQVEARRWGQKAEELEREVTQAAEASAAVQAVLETEIEEHDALKSASRTACEALEVEGV; encoded by the exons atgaggaaggcggtgagggccggcggctgcactctccaagtgcgccaggatcgTCAGCACCTCTATATCCTGGCCCAGCTCACGACATCCAACcgtcgatggtacacgagctggttctatcttcgcaacgacgacggcggacttcccccctacactggacGGATTGTGGGGGGCTGCCCAGAGcggtggaagtatggcgtcccgagggaggatcagcccaagctgcagccgctcctagaggggctgcaGAGGCTGCAGGACCACCACCTTactgtggctgtggtcgtggccgcttTCCAcagccggagggtgctgccgctgatggctcggcggcggcgcctgttcgagatgaggccggacgAGTCGATCGCGGGCATCCGGCTGTCCGCCTCCGCCCTTTCTGACAAGGAAATTCTTcgccgggtgagggagacggtggaggcgaagccACGGAGCGGTGATCTGACCACCCTCGCGATGCGTCCGTCGCGAGGGTatctctcgctg gggatgagggacgtgcgagcctccccgccgcccgttcccgggGACGCGAGGTGGTGGGCGATCAATCGGGCGCACGCCAAGGCGCAGAAAAAacggaaagacgccaaggcggccAAGCTCAAGAAGCAGATTCTTGCGTGCGAGAAGCTAGATGCACGTCgtcggcagcaaaggaaggacggCCTCCCGctggaggagtccccgtcgccgtcgctATCGACGGACGCCTTGGGcggagatgacgagggcgagagggggcggggtcccctggaccatctccctgatgttgaGGAGACGGCGCCCGAGGCATCGGCAAGTAGTCcggcgctcctaggaggaggaggagccgcctCGGGGTCGGCGATTGCCCGCCTCGGGGCTGAGACCGACACGCCCGAGGAGCGAGTATTGGGCAAGCGTGCCGTCAGCTCGGTGGGCTCGATGGCAGCGGTGGTGCAAGTGGCGGCGGAGCTGACGCAGCTGCTCCCGCAGAGCaccgagggggcgccggggtccgtcgaggaccgaccggcgccgacgGATACGGAGGTCGTGCTtcagccgccgtcgccgcctttGCTAACGAGGGTCGCCGTGCCGAAGCGGTTGGTGCCCCGGTCGAG CCGGAAACGACCTGCGGAGGTGCCTTCTTTGGCGCcgcttaaggcgctcaaggtgaccCCTGGCTCCACCGCCCATTGGGTGGCGGGGGCACAAGCCGCCATGCGATGCGGCGCGGCGTCAGCGAGAGCCAGCCTGACGGAGTCGGTTTCCCAAGGAGGGGCTGTCGAGGCTACCCCGACACCGACGGGGGAGGGGGCGCCTCCGCCCCACGAAGGCGAGGGCCGAGAGTCGGATGTGGTCGGGGTGTCCTCggttgccgaggccaccgaggttGAGGCCCGCAGGGTCTCCGAGGCCGAGGCAACCGAGGAGGCCGCAGCAGCGGAGGTCGAAGCCCCCGCGCCcatcgaggccacgatggcggggGCCGGAGCCgctgggaccaccgaggccggcgTAGTGGTGGCGAGGCCgtcggcccaggaagtggagatgaaggcggtggaAGCCTTGGTGGCACCCctggttcaaggcccgccgttgttgcaggagagcgcccgggaagtaGAGGTCCTTCCGATTTCCTCCGACGATGTTTCCCGGGCGCGGGAGATGGCCGACGGCGAGGTGGCcggtgccgtggaacagccg AGCCAGGGCGACCCTGAGgcggagcctctgtttgccctcgaggacgcggccgagggcgggcgctgggacacgttcgagcaataccgccagctggcggagcggtcacttcggacggcgctgtccgtggtggccgacgaactgcccggagtcgcccag gagagggacgtctgggaccagcttcagcggcaaaaGGGGcttcttgccggcgccaacgagctcctgtcggcgcggagcgcagaggtgaaggacctccaccttcgttgtgccgatgcgaaggtcgaggtggTCATAGCCCgggagcaggtcgcccctctagcggcgtgggtcaaggagttggaggaggagctgacccgcgaGGCCGGTGAGCGGGACGCCTTCAGGTCCTGGGCTGGAGAAGCCACAGCCTTGGGCAAGGTCCTttccgggcagctgggggcggagcaaagcacgcaccagctgacgaaaggcgccCTGGATGAGGCCCTTATGGTGGCTGAGGCCTCCCAGACCGAGGCTGTGATCTGGAGGGGAAAGGTAGAAG AGCTGGCGggagaggcttctagggcggctgAGGTagctcgggtcgaggcccagcaccTGAAGGAGAGggccgaggcctctcaggtcgaggcccgacgctgggggcagaaggccgagg AGCTGGAGAGAGAGGTCACccaggcagccgaggcctccgccgcagtgcaggcggtgcttgaaACCGAGATCGAGGAGCATGATGCGCTAAAGAGCGCCTCCCGTactgcctgcgaggccctggaagtcGAGGGGGTCTAG